In one Nicotiana tomentosiformis chromosome 6, ASM39032v3, whole genome shotgun sequence genomic region, the following are encoded:
- the LOC104103118 gene encoding WUSCHEL-related homeobox 11 isoform X2, whose protein sequence is MENEAQDSTSSNQSNSERNEPVRSRWNPKPEQILILESIFNSGMVNPPKDETVRIRKILEQFGAVGDANVFYWFQNRRSRSRRRQRQIQASLNATSDNSRSGGEQAAKCSSGGAIQFDTSTGNFGPSAISFPMAAPSNYLVLGSSSPSSSSCGGDMENANDGTNGLFPFSGQMGLPKIEQNSSVSSILCSPADNANLHYQTGFITVFINGVATEVPRGPLDMKSMFGQEDLALYHSSGVPVPVNEYGFVVQSLQHGESYFLVSRPA, encoded by the exons CCGGTGAGATCGAGGTGGAACCCAAAGCCGGAACAAATCCTAATACTTGAGTCAATCTTCAATAGTGGAATGGTAAATCCACCCAAAGATGAGACAGTGAGAATTAGAAAAATCCTGGAGCAATTTGGCGCTGTTGGAGATGCAAATGTCTTCTATTGGTTCCAAAACCGCCGCTCAAGGTCTCGCCGTCGTCAAAGACAAATTCAGGCGAGTCTTAATGCTACCAGCGACAATAGTAGAAGTGGAGGAGAACAAGCTGCAAAGTGTAGTAGTGGCGGTGCAATTCAATTTGATACTAGTACTGGAAATTTTGGCCCCTCAGCCATTTCTTTCCCTATGGCTGCACCTTCCAATTATCTTGTTCTTGGTTCTTCttccccttcttcttcttcttgtggaGGAGATATGGAAAATGCAAATGATGGTACTAACGGCCTCTTCCCTTTTTCTGGTCAAATGGGTCTTCCGAAAATCGAGCAAAACTCTTCTGTCAGCTCAATTTTGTGCTCACCAGCAGACAATGCTAACTTGCACTACCAAACTG GGTTTATCACAGTTTTTATTAATGGAGTAGCGACAGAGGTGCCAAGGGGACCACTTGACATGAAATCTATGTTCGGCCAAGAAGACTTGGCCTTGTATCATTCCTCTGGAGTGCCAGTGCCAGTTAATGAATATGGCTTTGTAGTTCAGAGTTTGCAGCATGGTGAAAGCTACTTCCTG GTTTCAAGACCAGCTTAA
- the LOC104103118 gene encoding WUSCHEL-related homeobox 11 isoform X1 yields MENEAQDSTSSNQSNSERNEPVRSRWNPKPEQILILESIFNSGMVNPPKDETVRIRKILEQFGAVGDANVFYWFQNRRSRSRRRQRQIQASLNATSDNSRSGGEQAAKCSSGGAIQFDTSTGNFGPSAISFPMAAPSNYLVLGSSSPSSSSCGGDMENANDGTNGLFPFSGQMGLPKIEQNSSVSSILCSPADNANLHYQTGAEVVYVSGFITVFINGVATEVPRGPLDMKSMFGQEDLALYHSSGVPVPVNEYGFVVQSLQHGESYFLVSRPA; encoded by the exons CCGGTGAGATCGAGGTGGAACCCAAAGCCGGAACAAATCCTAATACTTGAGTCAATCTTCAATAGTGGAATGGTAAATCCACCCAAAGATGAGACAGTGAGAATTAGAAAAATCCTGGAGCAATTTGGCGCTGTTGGAGATGCAAATGTCTTCTATTGGTTCCAAAACCGCCGCTCAAGGTCTCGCCGTCGTCAAAGACAAATTCAGGCGAGTCTTAATGCTACCAGCGACAATAGTAGAAGTGGAGGAGAACAAGCTGCAAAGTGTAGTAGTGGCGGTGCAATTCAATTTGATACTAGTACTGGAAATTTTGGCCCCTCAGCCATTTCTTTCCCTATGGCTGCACCTTCCAATTATCTTGTTCTTGGTTCTTCttccccttcttcttcttcttgtggaGGAGATATGGAAAATGCAAATGATGGTACTAACGGCCTCTTCCCTTTTTCTGGTCAAATGGGTCTTCCGAAAATCGAGCAAAACTCTTCTGTCAGCTCAATTTTGTGCTCACCAGCAGACAATGCTAACTTGCACTACCAAACTG GTGCTGAAGTAGTATATGTTTCAGGGTTTATCACAGTTTTTATTAATGGAGTAGCGACAGAGGTGCCAAGGGGACCACTTGACATGAAATCTATGTTCGGCCAAGAAGACTTGGCCTTGTATCATTCCTCTGGAGTGCCAGTGCCAGTTAATGAATATGGCTTTGTAGTTCAGAGTTTGCAGCATGGTGAAAGCTACTTCCTG GTTTCAAGACCAGCTTAA